ATAGTTGTTTTGCGTTTTGCAATTCAAAAGCCGAAAGCTCAAACTCATTCCGGAGGATCCGGCAGAATGATGCAAGCTGTTCCGGTGGAGATTGCACCGGTTAAGACCCTGGACATTACTGAACGTTCTGTTTTTAGTGGCAATATAGAAGCAAAAAGCAGCTATAAAGTGGCACCAAAGATATCTGGGCAATTGCAAAAATTACATGTAAACATTGGCACAAGGGTAAGAAAGGGAGATCTGATTGCCGAATTGGATGATCGCATCTTACTGCAGGAATATCAGAAAGCGCAAGCTAACGTTGAGATGGCTAGAGCGACTGCTCAACAAACTGAAGTCAGTTTGGATTATGCCCATACAGAATTGGACCGCAAACGAGAACTATTTGAGCGGAACTTTTTATCTCAAAGTGAGTTTGACATAGCCAGTAATCAGTTTGCCAATGCCCAAGCACAGGATAATATAGCCAAGGCATCATTGAACAGTGCCCTGGCTGTCTCCAATTCAGCAGAGTTACAGTTGTCTTTTACGAAAATTATGGCTGAATGGAGTGATGATGCTCAGTATAGGATTATTGGCGAACGATATGCAGAGGAAGGTGATCAATTGGGAGCCGGTAGCCCCATAGTATCCCTAATGGATATTGAACGCATCATAGCCGTTGTGGAAGTAGTTGAACAAGATTATGCTCGCATCAAAATTGGGCAGGAAGCTCAAATAAGCATTGATTCGTACCCCAATCGCAAGTTTGTAGGAAAAGTGCTGCGCATAGCGCCAATGCTTCAGGAAGCATCACGACAAGCCAGAGTAGAAATTGAGGTTCCCAATCCCAATGCCGTGCTCAAACCAGGAATGTTTGCCAGGGTAAACATTAATTTCCAGACCAAAAAGGCAGTAGCGGCAGTTGAAGAAAGAGCAATATGCAAGTTTCAAGGTAAAGAAGGCGTATTTTTAGTTAATTCAGAAGATGAAACCGTATCTTTTGTGGAAGTACAGAAAGGCATAACCGGGGAAGGATATGTAGAAATTATAAG
This Candidatus Cloacimonadota bacterium DNA region includes the following protein-coding sequences:
- a CDS encoding efflux RND transporter periplasmic adaptor subunit, whose protein sequence is MKHKWIWLILIILMVIVVLRFAIQKPKAQTHSGGSGRMMQAVPVEIAPVKTLDITERSVFSGNIEAKSSYKVAPKISGQLQKLHVNIGTRVRKGDLIAELDDRILLQEYQKAQANVEMARATAQQTEVSLDYAHTELDRKRELFERNFLSQSEFDIASNQFANAQAQDNIAKASLNSALAVSNSAELQLSFTKIMAEWSDDAQYRIIGERYAEEGDQLGAGSPIVSLMDIERIIAVVEVVEQDYARIKIGQEAQISIDSYPNRKFVGKVLRIAPMLQEASRQARVEIEVPNPNAVLKPGMFARVNINFQTKKAVAAVEERAICKFQGKEGVFLVNSEDETVSFVEVQKGITGEGYVEIISPEISGDVVTLGQDMLDTGRKITIAGAEQVRGAK